In Mycoplasma sp. Mirounga ES2805-ORL, a single window of DNA contains:
- a CDS encoding CTP synthase — protein MSKTKFIVTTGGVLSGLGKGVTAASVGNLLKSQGFSVFALKLDPYLNIDPGVMSPTEHGEVYVTADGGETDLDLGHYERFIDVKLSKDSNFTTGRIYTRIFEKERRGEYNGKTVQIVPHVVEEIISIIENLEKTKKPDFMLIEIGGTVGDLESNPYIYAISQFANNNPGRVFFNHLAFIPYLTASMEYKSKPSQVSIASLRSFGINPNLLLLRSQGEVESSIIKKVGEKAFLKNNQVINIPDRANIYEIPLYLEEQGVIEIIYDFFKIKKPINKNANKPWNDFIKKYLAERKHNVNLLLVGKYTGLEDAYLSIISSLKIAAAHQNVNLKYTLINSEEITKNNIKEKINNYDGVLILPGFGVRGFDAKVNVARYTRENKIPTLGICLGFQAMAVAQAQILNIPNPTSKEFEIKGQKQSFILTPFYENGDTMQLGGTLRLGEDDVQAIKGTKAEEIYGKNIFQARHRHRYEIADEFKNILEDNEFIFSGRHPKLNVAEICEVKNHPFYVGVQYHPEFSTGVVKSNPLFDNFFQTIIKEKETK, from the coding sequence ATGAGCAAAACAAAATTTATTGTAACCACTGGAGGGGTTCTTTCAGGTCTTGGTAAAGGTGTAACAGCTGCTAGTGTGGGTAATTTATTAAAATCTCAAGGATTTAGCGTATTTGCACTTAAATTAGATCCTTACCTAAATATTGACCCAGGAGTTATGAGTCCTACCGAGCACGGAGAAGTTTATGTAACAGCAGATGGTGGAGAAACTGACTTAGATTTAGGACACTATGAAAGATTTATAGACGTTAAATTATCTAAAGATAGTAATTTCACAACAGGTAGAATCTACACACGTATTTTCGAAAAAGAAAGAAGAGGAGAATATAATGGCAAGACCGTTCAAATTGTTCCTCATGTCGTAGAAGAAATTATTAGTATTATTGAAAACCTCGAAAAAACAAAAAAACCAGATTTTATGTTAATTGAAATTGGCGGCACTGTTGGAGACTTAGAATCAAATCCTTACATTTATGCAATTAGTCAATTCGCAAATAACAATCCAGGAAGAGTATTCTTCAATCACTTAGCATTTATACCTTACTTAACAGCTTCAATGGAATATAAATCAAAACCAAGTCAAGTTTCGATAGCTTCACTTCGTTCATTTGGAATTAATCCTAATTTACTATTACTTCGTTCGCAAGGTGAGGTTGAAAGTTCAATAATTAAAAAAGTTGGAGAAAAAGCATTTCTAAAAAATAACCAAGTTATTAATATTCCAGATAGAGCGAACATTTATGAAATACCTTTATATCTAGAAGAACAAGGCGTAATTGAAATAATTTATGACTTTTTCAAAATTAAAAAACCAATTAATAAAAATGCTAATAAACCTTGAAATGATTTCATAAAAAAATACCTAGCCGAGAGAAAACATAATGTAAATTTATTATTAGTTGGAAAATATACCGGTTTAGAAGATGCTTATTTATCAATAATTTCTTCTTTAAAAATAGCTGCTGCTCATCAAAATGTAAATTTAAAATACACATTGATTAACTCAGAAGAAATAACAAAAAATAATATTAAAGAAAAAATTAATAATTATGATGGAGTTTTAATTCTACCTGGTTTCGGTGTTAGAGGATTTGATGCTAAAGTAAATGTTGCTAGATACACAAGAGAAAATAAAATTCCAACACTTGGAATATGCTTAGGTTTTCAGGCTATGGCTGTTGCTCAAGCTCAAATTCTAAATATACCTAATCCAACAAGTAAAGAATTTGAAATTAAAGGTCAAAAACAATCATTTATATTAACACCTTTCTATGAAAATGGAGACACCATGCAATTAGGTGGAACACTTAGATTAGGTGAAGATGATGTTCAAGCAATTAAGGGAACAAAAGCAGAGGAAATATATGGTAAGAATATTTTTCAAGCAAGACATCGTCATAGATATGAAATTGCTGATGAATTTAAAAATATTTTAGAAGATAATGAATTTATTTTTAGTGGTAGACATCCTAAATTAAATGTTGCCGAAATATGCGAAGTTAAAAATCATCCATTTTATGTTGGTGTTCAATACCACCCAGAATTTAGTACTGGTGTTGTTAAATCAAACCCACTATTTGATAATTTCTTCCAAACAATAATTAAAGAAAAGGAAACAAAATAA
- a CDS encoding flavodoxin domain-containing protein has product MSKVTLLYASIHHNNTKKVVDYIKNNLNDEINVLDITKTKYCDLSNSEYIIFASGIYHGSMHQSIVKYINDTDLIDKKIILFYTCGLRYKDYVASLGKKLIKKNAKYIGSCYCRGHDTNGFIKKMGGIGKSHPNEKDCFKVLIKIKKLMKKY; this is encoded by the coding sequence ATGAGTAAAGTCACGTTGTTGTACGCATCAATTCACCATAACAACACTAAAAAAGTTGTTGATTATATTAAAAATAATTTAAACGATGAGATTAATGTATTAGATATTACAAAAACCAAATATTGTGATTTATCTAATAGTGAATATATAATTTTTGCATCCGGAATTTATCACGGGTCTATGCATCAATCAATTGTAAAATACATTAATGATACTGACTTGATAGACAAAAAAATAATTCTTTTTTATACATGCGGACTAAGATATAAAGATTATGTTGCTTCACTAGGAAAAAAATTAATTAAAAAAAACGCAAAATATATTGGATCATGTTATTGTAGGGGACATGATACAAATGGTTTTATAAAAAAAATGGGTGGAATCGGTAAAAGTCATCCAAATGAAAAAGATTGTTTTAAAGTTTTAATCAAAATCAAAAAACTAATGAAAAAATATTAG